In one window of Fictibacillus phosphorivorans DNA:
- a CDS encoding SMP-30/gluconolactonase/LRE family protein — translation MFNSEAELVLPAKASLGEGPCWDSEQGVLYWVSILDKKVNIYDPRSHENREIQLDQMVGTVVPRESGGLVVALQNGFFFLDLNTEKLTPILDPEQELPENRFNDGKCDPFGRFWAGTMSLGEEAEKGSLYCLDSDLHVEKKRENLTISNGLAWSPDQSYMYLIDTPTKKVTRFQYDLQTGHIQNATEVISFPEGVGSPDGMTIDEEGMLWIAHWGGAQVSRWNPETGEQLSSIPIPSLNVTSCTFGGENMDELYVTTARKNTSAENLERFPEAGGLFKVRPGVKGMPAYSFKG, via the coding sequence ATGTTTAATAGTGAAGCTGAATTAGTTCTACCTGCTAAAGCATCTTTAGGTGAAGGACCGTGTTGGGACTCGGAACAAGGCGTTTTGTATTGGGTTAGCATTTTAGATAAAAAGGTAAACATCTACGATCCACGCTCTCACGAAAATCGAGAGATTCAACTAGATCAGATGGTAGGAACGGTTGTACCAAGGGAATCAGGTGGTTTAGTAGTAGCTCTTCAGAACGGTTTCTTTTTTCTAGATCTTAACACGGAAAAACTCACACCTATTTTGGACCCTGAACAAGAGCTTCCTGAGAATCGTTTTAACGATGGGAAGTGTGATCCATTCGGTAGGTTTTGGGCAGGCACGATGAGTCTAGGTGAAGAAGCTGAAAAAGGCTCTCTCTATTGTTTAGATTCCGATCTTCATGTGGAAAAGAAGCGAGAGAATTTAACGATTTCGAATGGTTTGGCGTGGTCGCCCGATCAATCGTATATGTATCTCATTGATACACCAACGAAAAAAGTGACGAGATTTCAATATGATCTTCAAACGGGACATATCCAAAATGCAACAGAAGTGATTTCTTTTCCAGAAGGAGTAGGTTCTCCAGATGGTATGACGATTGATGAAGAAGGCATGCTTTGGATCGCTCATTGGGGCGGTGCACAAGTTTCCAGGTGGAACCCAGAAACAGGCGAACAGTTATCTTCTATTCCCATTCCATCATTAAATGTTACATCATGCACGTTTGGCGGAGAAAATATGGACGAGTTGTATGTAACAACAGCTAGGAAAAATACAAGTGCAGAGAACTTAGAAAGATTTCCAGAAGCAGGCGGGTTGTTTAAAGTAAGACCAGGTGTTAAAGGAATGCCAGCATATTCTTTCAAAGGGTGA
- a CDS encoding sigma-70 family RNA polymerase sigma factor, with the protein MENMLVDVSSVEDKEHILNEAMNEYGQDMLQLVYSYVNHTSVAEDLTQDIFVKCYKALHTYNGKSKFKTWLWRIAINHCKDFLKSWYNNRVIPTEEEPSFHRTEVDVVEHEVIQKEDDENLIHAIMQLEIKYREVIYLFYYEELSIKEIALVTEVSDNTVKTRMRRAKELLKICLEG; encoded by the coding sequence ATGGAAAACATGTTAGTCGATGTGAGTTCTGTAGAAGATAAAGAGCACATTTTAAACGAAGCCATGAATGAATACGGACAAGACATGCTGCAGCTCGTTTATTCTTATGTGAATCATACAAGCGTTGCTGAAGATTTAACACAAGATATCTTTGTAAAGTGCTATAAAGCATTGCATACATATAACGGAAAATCAAAATTTAAAACATGGCTATGGCGAATTGCCATTAACCATTGTAAGGACTTTTTGAAAAGTTGGTACAACAATAGAGTTATCCCCACAGAAGAAGAGCCTTCTTTTCATCGAACTGAGGTGGATGTAGTTGAGCATGAAGTCATTCAAAAAGAAGATGATGAGAACTTAATCCATGCAATTATGCAGTTGGAAATCAAATATAGAGAGGTTATTTATCTTTTTTATTACGAGGAGCTGTCTATTAAAGAGATCGCTTTAGTGACTGAAGTGAGTGACAATACAGTCAAAACAAGAATGCGCCGAGCTAAAGAACTATTGAAAATATGTTTGGAGGGTTAG
- a CDS encoding PadR family transcriptional regulator, with protein MENRLKNLKKIMDEKTFSQVRFTEKHREIILNKWSNQEDKEQIVLNILQLLNQEKTGYQLANLLIARGVKQFDDNEGSLYVLLHSLESKGVVQSGWLSKEKTKYYQLTSKGKRLLKQADHKEKRSSVILQQLIGGAEWKIAESRF; from the coding sequence ATGGAGAACCGTTTAAAAAACTTAAAGAAAATCATGGACGAAAAAACTTTTTCACAAGTAAGGTTCACCGAAAAGCATCGCGAAATCATACTGAATAAATGGAGTAATCAAGAAGATAAGGAACAGATTGTATTAAATATTTTGCAGTTGTTGAACCAAGAAAAGACAGGTTATCAGTTAGCGAACTTACTTATTGCACGCGGGGTAAAACAATTTGATGACAATGAAGGATCTCTCTATGTATTGTTGCACTCTTTAGAGAGTAAAGGAGTCGTTCAATCTGGATGGCTATCGAAAGAGAAAACCAAGTATTATCAGTTAACAAGTAAAGGGAAAAGATTATTGAAGCAAGCAGATCATAAGGAAAAACGGTCATCAGTCATTCTGCAGCAGTTGATAGGAGGAGCGGAATGGAAAATCGCAGAAAGTCGTTTCTAA
- a CDS encoding FtsW/RodA/SpoVE family cell cycle protein: MENRRKSFLNEVTNQIRSKEAKEQVSAELKYHMKEAKMRWVNKGYSEVDAEQKAIEQMGSPITLGIQLNKIHRPRIDWVLVALLTSVLLLGFLPILSLGYDSNHYFLMRKMILVVLGMIVALGLMFVDYRKLVRWGWVFYGVGTVLLLSLLFFSSGTINGKPFLLIGELTIESIVALPFFMVAWACFFNRDTFKVYQFILLFLVSLLLFFMIPSIATTYLYFAMVLSMLWWSKFSNRQKGVVSGITVGSLLLIGIFSWQYQPYFIKDRMIGFLNPGKVADGAGYQVLQIQKLISGAGWFGENKSVKQFIPEAHTDFAFVSITYHYGWIAAIFLILILLLILARVVIATQQVRDYFGKLLIIGSLSLLLFQMVSNIGMAFGFFPLTSMSLPFISYGLVPILLNAILIGVVLSVYRRKDLSRSAL; this comes from the coding sequence ATGGAAAATCGCAGAAAGTCGTTTCTAAACGAAGTTACAAATCAGATTCGTTCAAAGGAAGCAAAAGAACAAGTTTCTGCTGAGTTGAAATACCATATGAAAGAAGCAAAAATGCGATGGGTAAATAAAGGATACTCTGAAGTGGATGCTGAACAAAAAGCGATTGAGCAAATGGGAAGTCCAATCACGCTAGGTATTCAGTTAAACAAGATTCATCGTCCAAGAATTGATTGGGTCTTGGTCGCGTTATTGACTTCTGTACTCTTACTAGGATTTTTACCTATACTCTCTTTGGGGTATGATAGCAATCATTACTTTTTAATGAGAAAGATGATATTGGTTGTCCTTGGCATGATTGTGGCTTTAGGTCTAATGTTTGTTGATTATCGGAAGTTAGTAAGGTGGGGATGGGTGTTTTATGGGGTAGGTACTGTGTTGCTGCTATCTTTGCTCTTCTTTTCTAGTGGTACGATTAATGGGAAGCCATTCTTATTAATCGGAGAGCTAACAATTGAAAGCATTGTTGCACTGCCATTCTTTATGGTTGCCTGGGCTTGCTTCTTTAATCGAGATACCTTTAAAGTCTATCAATTTATACTCTTATTCTTGGTTTCGCTATTATTATTCTTCATGATACCAAGTATCGCAACGACTTACTTGTATTTTGCCATGGTACTGTCCATGCTATGGTGGAGCAAATTTTCCAATCGGCAAAAAGGTGTTGTTTCAGGCATTACGGTAGGTTCGTTACTATTAATTGGTATTTTCTCTTGGCAGTATCAACCGTATTTTATAAAAGATAGAATGATAGGTTTTCTGAATCCTGGAAAAGTAGCTGATGGAGCAGGGTATCAGGTGCTTCAAATTCAGAAGTTAATATCTGGTGCAGGATGGTTCGGGGAAAATAAGAGTGTTAAACAGTTCATACCTGAAGCACACACTGATTTTGCATTTGTAAGCATCACGTATCACTATGGCTGGATAGCAGCGATTTTTCTTATACTCATCCTTTTATTAATACTTGCAAGAGTGGTTATCGCGACACAGCAAGTAAGAGATTACTTTGGAAAACTTCTCATCATTGGCAGCTTATCTTTATTACTTTTTCAAATGGTAAGTAATATCGGAATGGCGTTCGGATTTTTCCCTCTTACTAGCATGTCACTGCCGTTTATTAGTTACGGGTTGGTTCCCATTCTATTAAACGCTATCTTGATTGGAGTAGTGCTAAGTGTTTATCGAAGGAAGGATTTAAGCAGGTCAGCTCTTTAA
- a CDS encoding YciI family protein — MLFMLIVKASKNSEGGNRPNEELNEAMRKYNEELVKAGVRVLAKGLHPSRNGIRISFLHPGEKPVVTDGPFTETKELIAGFILIDVNSREEAVEWAMKMPDPQGNGEGQIELRQVFE; from the coding sequence ATGCTATTCATGCTGATTGTTAAAGCTTCAAAAAATTCAGAAGGTGGTAACCGCCCGAATGAAGAGCTTAATGAAGCGATGCGAAAGTACAATGAAGAATTAGTTAAAGCTGGTGTTCGGGTTCTTGCTAAAGGATTACACCCAAGTAGAAATGGTATCAGAATCTCTTTTCTGCATCCAGGAGAAAAACCAGTGGTTACGGACGGGCCATTCACGGAAACAAAGGAATTGATTGCTGGGTTTATTCTGATTGATGTGAACTCTAGGGAAGAAGCCGTTGAATGGGCGATGAAGATGCCTGATCCACAAGGAAACGGTGAAGGTCAGATTGAATTAAGGCAAGTATTTGAGTAA
- a CDS encoding Lrp/AsnC family transcriptional regulator — protein sequence MDAFDRKLIHLLQKNGRMKWADLAAQVGLSAPATAERVNRLMENGVIKEFAARIDAEKVGSELTAFVAVSLERPEHRAPFLARIEELIEVMECHHIAGEDDYLLKIRSRNTKDLDRIISYEVKGLTGVVRTKTTIVMDTTKESIEVPLQPHVFSGE from the coding sequence ATGGATGCATTTGATAGAAAATTGATACATCTTCTTCAAAAAAACGGGAGAATGAAATGGGCAGACTTAGCCGCTCAGGTAGGTCTATCCGCCCCAGCTACCGCTGAACGCGTAAACCGCTTGATGGAAAATGGTGTGATCAAAGAATTTGCTGCAAGAATTGATGCTGAGAAAGTGGGAAGTGAACTAACAGCTTTTGTTGCCGTTTCACTAGAGCGTCCAGAGCATCGCGCTCCATTTTTAGCACGTATTGAAGAGTTAATAGAAGTGATGGAATGTCATCATATTGCGGGAGAAGATGATTATTTATTAAAAATTCGATCACGAAATACGAAGGATTTAGATCGAATCATCAGCTATGAAGTAAAAGGACTAACAGGGGTTGTTCGTACTAAAACAACGATTGTGATGGATACGACAAAAGAGTCGATTGAAGTTCCTTTGCAACCGCATGTCTTTTCAGGTGAATAA
- a CDS encoding LysE family translocator, which translates to MLYELYLKGLIMGISIAAPVGPIGVLCMQRTLTQGRVVGIVSGLGAACADVIYGLIAGLGLTMVSPFIMSHKLWIQLIGGVFLLYLGLKILTSKARPMDGTPQKSSRLTSAFFTTFLQTLTNPMTILSFAAIFAGLGIVNTHTSTISSITLIVGIFCGSTAWWLFLTFIVSMMSKRMNQQHMVMINVISGIIIGLFGVFSLIRLMIG; encoded by the coding sequence GTGCTTTACGAACTTTATTTAAAAGGCTTAATCATGGGAATTTCAATAGCGGCTCCAGTTGGACCAATCGGTGTATTATGCATGCAGCGCACATTAACGCAAGGTCGTGTGGTGGGAATTGTATCGGGATTGGGTGCTGCATGTGCAGATGTTATTTATGGTTTGATTGCAGGGCTTGGTCTCACGATGGTTTCTCCATTCATAATGAGCCATAAATTGTGGATTCAACTAATTGGGGGAGTATTCCTATTGTACTTAGGTCTGAAAATCTTAACTTCTAAAGCAAGACCTATGGATGGCACACCTCAAAAGAGTAGTCGTCTTACTTCCGCTTTTTTTACAACCTTTCTACAAACATTAACGAACCCCATGACCATATTATCTTTTGCTGCCATATTCGCGGGGTTAGGTATCGTTAACACTCACACAAGTACTATCTCTTCCATCACATTGATTGTTGGCATCTTTTGCGGATCTACTGCCTGGTGGTTGTTCTTAACATTTATAGTGAGCATGATGAGTAAAAGAATGAATCAGCAGCACATGGTTATGATTAATGTTATATCAGGAATTATCATAGGTTTGTTCGGTGTTTTTTCACTTATACGTTTAATGATTGGATAG
- a CDS encoding LysE family translocator — MLLLKSIILGFSISAPVGPIGLLCIQRTLSQGKSAGFLTGFGAVTANIVYASIAVLGFSAVSSLLIQYEMLLKIIGTIFLLYLGVKTFLKKVPTQAAQLAGESKLMMFASTFFLMITNPVTILNFTAMFAGLGFGESQMSLQIAMLLISGVFIGATCWWMFLSIVVSLLTRRIQPHLATINKGAGLLIIGLALANILA; from the coding sequence ATGTTATTACTAAAAAGTATCATTTTAGGTTTTTCTATATCCGCTCCAGTTGGGCCGATCGGTCTGCTCTGTATACAAAGGACACTCTCGCAAGGGAAGTCGGCAGGATTTTTAACTGGCTTTGGAGCAGTTACAGCTAACATTGTTTATGCGAGCATCGCAGTATTAGGCTTTTCAGCCGTGTCATCATTATTGATCCAATACGAAATGTTGCTAAAAATTATCGGTACCATTTTTTTACTCTACCTAGGGGTGAAAACATTCTTAAAGAAAGTACCAACTCAAGCCGCTCAGTTAGCAGGGGAAAGCAAGTTGATGATGTTTGCTTCTACGTTCTTCTTAATGATTACAAACCCTGTTACGATTTTAAATTTTACAGCAATGTTTGCAGGTCTCGGGTTTGGTGAGAGTCAGATGTCATTACAGATTGCAATGCTCTTAATAAGCGGTGTGTTTATCGGCGCTACCTGTTGGTGGATGTTCTTAAGCATAGTGGTAAGTTTGTTAACAAGAAGAATTCAGCCGCACTTAGCTACCATTAATAAAGGAGCAGGGTTATTAATCATCGGCTTAGCTTTAGCGAATATCCTAGCGTAA
- a CDS encoding GNAT family N-acetyltransferase gives MEVLNTHITDQITIVEYDPSYAAAVAEMWNKSQDGWGGGNSIMTEEQVLKKESNSSNLHLYLALDGDKVVGYCSLGEYREDEGALYIPLLNVRGDYHGKKIGKMLVLKALQKAIEMKWPRLDLYTWPGNTKAVPLYKKCGFFWEDRDDTTHLMNFMPSVMQTEAVLNYFTDGRWYENSTRTIETTPDGNSENEFHYYEYSWNHETLGNLKMEFERFGRGLRSIETDDYKILADVEHFNLVFGSEYKIRYHMTNKTGKPLSIEIQGVDDKNIQFATSKKITVQKEEEIEIPFVVNPITEDQSVWRTHPAVTSQLLINGKKAQFRVGIRPKYPVKLSCNTPGNLSFVGSSSQLYFNFENNYDEQVTFSFELPSSELVTIQNRNVSVTLAPKGKQSVSVPFMIKKNGFYSAEVQISATKSNGETVTFMKKLGVALQGIGAKFTGECDDFYHVCNGQYTIKLDKFNNWISPGKGDVNYKLAFMVPQLGKPFSEEITRLRPEKIEPLEEDGYAGLRATFQSQAFPELQLATVVKLYSEGLIERYDEVTNVSDVETAAEVWLNTPIMCPMLDKGVLPYEGKYIELNDSMGSVLSYWNPSKLTENWLFIRGNNNPRGISWPREGKVNFSSWFMYFENKLGKLAPRETVATKPITMTIGAFRDWQSFREFATQKNDKPASLTNHMNVSVNGGNPFINNNECKAIVRDYKSSFFNGFIEMKLDDEILQSHLFASDEELTHAEFDVELPDDRGIHVLTSKMNLGAVHVTRQSAAFVMKGQPVQLEKSIKDGLEVYSVDNGEMKISASAQFAPTLFSLRYKDQEWMDSPFPKPTPKSWWNPWFGGIAGLLEGTSLHSLLKEDCTVEFVEKNDNKGNEWKGLKISTHYKKHEKFKGIKIHKYFLMLPGVPMLCQTTEIVQNMESYLDGKFYTGCFLNPGTEPTRSWGSFQSENGEWTMVSGAKGEQEMTVERSVNYGSDDHENLLQIVADQNVTHVDSYINLEVIELGYSEKVNLEHGAKQYTSPVFYVFNDKVIPDTALEDLKKIKFN, from the coding sequence ATGGAAGTATTGAATACGCACATTACCGATCAGATTACGATAGTAGAATATGATCCGAGCTATGCAGCAGCAGTCGCTGAAATGTGGAATAAAAGCCAAGATGGCTGGGGCGGCGGAAACTCAATCATGACGGAAGAGCAAGTATTAAAGAAAGAATCGAACTCATCAAACCTCCATTTATATCTTGCACTCGATGGAGATAAAGTCGTAGGCTATTGCAGTCTAGGAGAATATCGAGAGGATGAGGGCGCACTCTACATCCCGTTATTGAATGTAAGAGGTGATTATCACGGTAAAAAGATTGGGAAAATGCTTGTATTAAAAGCCCTACAAAAAGCGATTGAAATGAAATGGCCCCGTTTAGATCTCTATACATGGCCAGGGAATACGAAGGCAGTGCCACTATATAAAAAATGCGGCTTTTTCTGGGAAGATCGGGATGACACGACACATCTTATGAACTTCATGCCTTCTGTGATGCAAACAGAAGCGGTTTTGAATTATTTTACGGATGGAAGATGGTACGAAAACAGTACACGTACGATTGAAACGACCCCTGATGGAAACAGCGAAAATGAATTTCATTATTATGAGTATTCTTGGAATCATGAGACACTTGGTAACTTGAAGATGGAATTTGAGCGATTTGGAAGAGGGCTCCGCTCCATCGAAACAGACGATTATAAAATCTTAGCGGATGTTGAACACTTTAATCTTGTTTTTGGCTCTGAATACAAGATTCGATACCACATGACGAATAAAACAGGTAAGCCGTTATCCATAGAGATTCAAGGTGTGGACGATAAGAACATTCAGTTTGCGACTTCAAAAAAAATCACGGTTCAAAAAGAAGAAGAGATTGAGATTCCTTTTGTGGTAAATCCGATTACTGAAGATCAAAGTGTATGGAGAACGCACCCAGCTGTTACTTCTCAATTATTAATCAATGGGAAAAAGGCGCAATTTAGAGTAGGAATTCGTCCTAAGTATCCCGTTAAGTTAAGCTGTAACACGCCAGGAAACCTTAGTTTTGTTGGTAGTTCTTCTCAACTTTATTTTAACTTTGAAAATAACTATGATGAACAAGTCACATTTAGCTTTGAACTTCCATCATCAGAATTGGTTACCATTCAGAATCGAAATGTGAGTGTTACTTTGGCACCGAAAGGAAAGCAATCGGTATCTGTTCCTTTCATGATAAAAAAGAATGGATTTTACTCAGCCGAAGTCCAAATCTCGGCAACAAAATCCAATGGAGAAACCGTTACTTTTATGAAAAAGTTAGGTGTAGCATTGCAGGGAATTGGAGCTAAATTCACTGGAGAATGTGACGATTTTTATCACGTATGCAACGGACAATATACAATAAAACTTGATAAATTCAACAATTGGATTTCACCCGGAAAAGGTGATGTGAATTACAAATTGGCATTCATGGTGCCTCAGCTTGGCAAACCTTTCTCAGAAGAGATCACACGACTTCGTCCAGAGAAAATTGAACCATTAGAAGAAGATGGTTATGCAGGATTAAGAGCAACTTTTCAATCACAGGCTTTTCCAGAATTGCAGCTTGCAACCGTGGTGAAGTTGTACAGTGAAGGTCTAATAGAACGGTACGATGAAGTAACAAATGTTAGCGATGTAGAAACAGCGGCAGAAGTATGGCTGAATACGCCAATTATGTGTCCGATGCTCGATAAAGGTGTCTTGCCATACGAAGGAAAGTACATCGAACTAAATGATTCGATGGGTTCTGTTTTATCTTATTGGAATCCTAGTAAACTTACGGAAAACTGGCTTTTCATACGTGGGAATAATAACCCTAGAGGCATCTCATGGCCAAGAGAAGGAAAGGTGAATTTCTCCAGTTGGTTCATGTATTTTGAAAATAAGTTAGGAAAATTAGCACCTCGAGAAACAGTTGCGACAAAACCAATCACCATGACAATTGGTGCTTTCCGTGATTGGCAATCGTTCAGAGAATTTGCGACGCAAAAGAATGATAAGCCAGCTAGTTTGACCAATCACATGAACGTATCGGTTAACGGGGGAAATCCTTTTATTAATAATAATGAGTGCAAAGCTATTGTAAGAGATTATAAGTCTTCGTTTTTTAACGGATTTATTGAGATGAAGCTAGACGATGAGATTCTGCAGAGTCATCTATTCGCTTCAGATGAAGAGTTAACACATGCCGAGTTTGATGTTGAATTACCTGATGATAGAGGGATACATGTATTAACTTCCAAAATGAATTTAGGTGCTGTTCATGTTACACGACAATCAGCCGCTTTTGTGATGAAGGGTCAACCCGTTCAGTTGGAAAAGTCGATAAAAGATGGTCTCGAAGTGTACTCCGTAGATAATGGAGAAATGAAGATTTCTGCTTCAGCACAGTTCGCACCAACGTTGTTCTCTCTTCGATACAAAGACCAAGAGTGGATGGATTCACCGTTTCCAAAACCAACACCAAAATCATGGTGGAACCCTTGGTTCGGCGGTATCGCAGGTCTTCTAGAAGGCACGAGTCTTCATTCTTTACTAAAAGAAGATTGCACTGTTGAATTTGTAGAAAAGAATGATAACAAGGGGAATGAGTGGAAGGGTCTTAAAATATCTACTCACTATAAAAAACACGAGAAGTTTAAAGGTATTAAAATTCACAAGTACTTCTTGATGCTGCCAGGAGTTCCGATGCTTTGCCAAACAACGGAAATCGTACAGAATATGGAGAGTTATTTGGACGGAAAATTTTACACAGGATGTTTTCTGAACCCAGGAACAGAGCCTACTAGAAGCTGGGGAAGTTTTCAGTCTGAAAATGGGGAGTGGACCATGGTTTCTGGTGCGAAAGGTGAGCAGGAAATGACTGTAGAACGCAGTGTGAATTACGGTTCTGATGATCATGAGAACTTGCTTCAAATTGTAGCGGACCAAAACGTCACACATGTTGATTCTTATATCAATCTAGAAGTCATTGAGCTTGGGTACTCAGAAAAGGTAAACCTTGAGCACGGTGCTAAGCAATACACGTCACCGGTGTTTTATGTGTTTAATGATAAAGTGATTCCAGATACAGCATTAGAAGATCTGAAGAAAATTAAATTCAACTAG
- a CDS encoding amidohydrolase family protein, with translation MKIIDAHMHFSNIESFKHTATNLSKLDYSYEGIVKEYRESGVVLGIAMGLTEKEVEGFPDPLAPTPMGIDLDKQIPENVVYCAGINPYHLGESELIQLEETVQRPEVVGIKIYLGYYPYFAYDEVYQPVYKLAAKYGLPVVFHTGDTYSERGLLKYSHPLTLDEVAVMHRDVNFMMAHFGDPWTLDGAEVVYKNRNMYADLSGLVVGTSEDITRYKDSPRFFNHLRHALTFTDNYEKFLFGTDWPLVPVEPYIDFIKEIIPEEYHEDVFYNTAVKIFPKIKAYLK, from the coding sequence ATGAAAATTATCGATGCACACATGCATTTTTCAAATATTGAAAGCTTTAAACATACGGCAACGAATCTTTCTAAACTTGACTATTCGTATGAAGGAATCGTCAAAGAGTACCGTGAATCTGGCGTAGTGCTAGGCATCGCGATGGGCTTAACAGAAAAAGAGGTAGAGGGTTTTCCAGATCCGCTAGCTCCAACCCCAATGGGTATCGATCTGGATAAGCAAATACCTGAGAACGTCGTGTATTGTGCTGGCATCAATCCGTATCACTTAGGTGAGAGTGAATTGATACAACTTGAAGAAACGGTGCAGCGGCCTGAAGTTGTGGGTATTAAGATCTACCTTGGTTATTACCCGTACTTTGCGTATGATGAGGTGTATCAGCCAGTTTATAAGCTAGCTGCTAAATACGGTTTGCCTGTCGTTTTTCACACAGGTGATACTTATTCAGAGCGTGGTTTGTTGAAGTACTCTCATCCTCTAACACTAGATGAAGTAGCGGTAATGCACCGTGACGTAAACTTCATGATGGCACATTTCGGCGATCCATGGACGTTAGACGGAGCAGAAGTTGTTTACAAGAATCGTAATATGTATGCTGATCTGTCAGGTCTAGTTGTTGGAACAAGTGAAGATATTACAAGATACAAAGATTCACCGCGCTTCTTCAATCACTTGCGCCATGCGTTAACGTTCACGGATAACTATGAAAAGTTTTTGTTCGGAACAGACTGGCCCCTTGTGCCGGTAGAGCCGTATATTGACTTTATAAAGGAGATCATTCCTGAAGAATATCATGAAGATGTTTTTTACAACACAGCGGTAAAGATTTTCCCGAAGATAAAGGCGTATTTAAAATAA
- a CDS encoding GNAT family N-acetyltransferase: MISGKKVELRPVSLEDHKRTYHWRNDKETATFDAGSGYYRYSHMPLEQIEASYEKDIRTIDRREVGEFSIYTKGEDARHIGSIGYRSLDIIARRCVVGIGIGEKELWGKGYGTDALKALLHYLFHTMNLKRVQLDTWSGNARAIRAYEKCGFVIEGRLRNDAYIDGKYYDTIVMGILREEFEFNR, translated from the coding sequence ATGATATCAGGAAAAAAAGTAGAGTTACGACCCGTTTCACTTGAAGATCATAAGCGAACATATCACTGGCGAAATGATAAAGAAACCGCTACATTTGATGCGGGTTCTGGTTATTATCGATATAGTCATATGCCACTGGAACAGATCGAAGCAAGCTATGAAAAAGATATTCGTACGATTGATAGACGTGAAGTAGGAGAATTCTCGATCTACACAAAAGGAGAAGACGCGCGTCATATTGGTTCGATCGGATACCGCAGCCTAGATATTATTGCACGACGATGTGTGGTAGGAATAGGTATTGGTGAGAAAGAACTTTGGGGCAAAGGATATGGAACAGATGCATTAAAAGCTTTGCTTCATTACCTATTTCATACGATGAATTTAAAGCGGGTGCAACTAGATACATGGAGTGGTAACGCACGCGCGATACGCGCCTATGAGAAGTGCGGTTTTGTGATTGAAGGACGTCTTAGAAACGATGCTTATATTGATGGCAAGTACTATGACACGATTGTTATGGGGATTTTGAGGGAGGAGTTTGAGTTTAATAGATGA